A portion of the Cryptomeria japonica chromosome 5, Sugi_1.0, whole genome shotgun sequence genome contains these proteins:
- the LOC131042686 gene encoding disease resistance protein RUN1-like: MEGGFPSYHVTINHRGPDVKKTLASLIYRNLRKYGLRVFLDVEELQIGDSSPLAIERAIQSASLHICIFSETYAESAWCLNELVWILACENAKVIPIFYGIQPSDLRYTVTGAYAEAFRNHRIRGRVDTQRLKIWQNALNKVSHISGLVFIKEKDDLGELMDRIEDTVLREVRREALDVARYPVGLDKAAEHFQNEVLYETELSDIKVVGIVGPGGSGKSTLARHLYNAKRFEFSRCCFLSEVSEKKLSSVQQKLVTKLVGFQPHEHIDNTSEGRSTIQHRLAGYRVFIVFDGVDNMDQMENLLFVVKEVIGSGSLIFVTSRDRGLLASSEIKTLYDVKLLNVKDSQKLFCFHAFQRPEPSEGFQDLVHELVNLCGGFPLALKVLGGYLSGKSDRSYWIRQVGNFRKQLPENILDKVLRQSYDSLERKEKEAFLDVAHFLVGENKDLAIRVLEGLGHSGKDCLDTLHQKGLVEFQSLNVDFNINVEDQYIMPFDELGNPICLKQISGLWGASMQVAVSEGAPRLFVREGHASCLKARYLWLFEEWRKVEENNYCKLQSKPYSVRGIYSDEDHEKLQLPEVLQDEEICGLNILMLRCPLDINNFSGDLIWLRLTKCNCICIPSSLSLTSLRVLELSDVNLKDLNILCDAGVTPSQPFSKKCLLFKLFPSGLCFHRRRNYEVLSSSRPENRFQLLFSKVKKIYAKIVSKNMKILPSLPIKFQELKALTHLDLSGCSNLEELPTSFTQLLELQYLSLRDCKKLVLKDLGEISTLEYLDLEGCILLSELPRGTTHQRSLRYLNVLHTTVELPEGLEQLESLEQLFVGSIMLRTLPSSLNNLGQLKELILFECFNLSDIGDSIGKLVHLERLRISRCSAMRMLPERIAWTNIKNLDVRWCLMFEGFKIENDSGRTPSERFLIRRADPGADDFSNSERKASHHISCLTNLIIRDSRITQVYIPQAKSLCPNLETVDLSNNLCLTRIEGLPDSLISLKLMDCRALKALTCLSNLTRLKSLDISGCDGLESLNVEDLSSIEEIKADKCWRLSSMRGLAQLKNLSYFQISTYNTVSSSKWREILHFKLKRGQSFPSSVSTAILYGATVNMEDIGEMEGLAHSYQDVTVRGIPSGLLETGMPVSVKFVYGHLEGAILVCLVAHKCCKFEVTVTNRAQLHDEAQKMHIENEKKWVFLLHGGRKRQLIY, translated from the exons ATGGAAGGAGGTTTTCCAAGCTATCATGTAACCATAAATCACAGAGGGCCTGATGTAAAGAAAACCCTTGCAAGTCTTATCTACCGCAATCTTAGAAAATATGGACTGCGCGTGTTCCTTGATGTGGAGGAGCTGCAAATAGGAGATTCTTCACCTCTTGCGATTGAAAGAGCAATTCAAAGCGCATCCCTTCATATTTGCATTTTCTCTGAGACCTATGCTGAATCTGCGTGGTGCTTGAATGAACTGGTTTGGATATTGGCCTGTGAGAATGCCAAGGTTATCCCTATTTTCTATGGCATCCAACCTTCAGATCTTCGCTATACAGTCACGGGAGCGTATGCCGAAGCCTTTCGCAACCATAGAATCCGCGGAAGGGTTGACACCCAACGACTGAAGATATGGCAAAATGCGCTCAACAAGGTCTCACATATTTCTGGCTTGGTATTCATCAAGGAGAAAGA TGACCTTggagagcttatggatagaattgaAGACACCGTGCTGAGAGAGGTGAGAAGGGAAGCATTGGATGTAGCTAGATACCCTGTGGGCCTCGATAAAGCCGCAGAGCACTTTCAAAATGAGGTTCTCTATGAAACTGAATTAAGCGATATCAAGGTTGTGGGTATCGTTGGACCTGGGGGATCGGGGAAGTCAACTCTAGCTAGACATCTCTACAACGCAAAGCGTTTCGAATTCAGTAGATGTTGTTTCTTGTCTGAGGTGAGTGAAAAGAAATTATCATCTGTGCAGCAAAAGCTGGTGACAAAACTTGTGGGTTTTCAGCCACATGAGCATATTGACAACACCAGTGAAGGGAGAAGCACGATTCAACATCGTCTGGCTGGTTACCGGGTTTTCATTGTTTTCGATGGTGTGGATAACATGGATCAAATGGAGAATCTCTTATTCGTAGTGAAAGAAGTTATAGGATCTGGTAGTTTGATTTTTGTTACTTCTCGTGACAGAGGTCTGCTTGCATCTTCTGAGATAAAAACATTGTATGATGTAAAATTACTTAACGTAAAAGACAGCCAAAAGCTGTTCTGTTTCCATGCTTTCCAGCGCCCCGAACCATCAGAAGGCTTTCAAGATTTGGTGCATGAGCTGGTTAATCTGTGTGGTGGCTTTCCTTTGGCTTTGAAAGTTTTAGGTGGATATCTCTCTGGTAAAAGTGACAGAAGTTACTGGATCCGGCAGGTGGGAAACTTCCGAAAACAACTACCAGAGAACATTTTAGACAAGGTATTAAGACAAAGCTATGACTCTCTTGAAAGAAAGGAGAAAGAAGCATTTTTGGACGTTGCCCACTTCTTAGTAGGAGAGAATAAAGATCTGGCAATTAGGGTTTTGGAAGGATTGGGTCACAGCGGCAAAGACTGTCTGGATACTCTTCATCAGAAAGGCCTTGTGGAGTTCCAAAGCCTCAACGTGGACTTCAATATTAACGTGGAGGACCAATATATCATGCCATTCGACGAGCTGGGGAATCCAATATGC TTGAAACAAATCAGTGGTCTGTGGGGCGCCTCTATGCAAGTGGCAGTGTCAGAAGGTGCGCCTCGTCTATTTGTGAGAGAAGGGCATGCTAGTTGTCTCAAAGCGAGATATTTGTGGTTGTTTGAGGAGTGGAGAAAGGTAGAAGAAAACAATTATTGCAAG CTGCAATCAAAGCCCTACTCTGTTCGGGGAATTTATAGTGATGAGGATCATGAGAAGCTTCAATTGCCAGAAGTTTTACAGGATGAGGAGATATGTGGATTAAATATTTTGATGCTTCGATGTCCACTTGACATCAATAATTTTTCTGGAGATTTAATATGGCTTCGCTTGACTAAGTGTAACTGCATCTGCATTCCTTCTAGTCTTTCACTGACAAGTTTAAGAGTATTGGAGCTTTCTGATGTCAATTTAAAAGACTTGAATATATTATGTGATGCTGGTGTG ACGCCCTCACAGCCGTTTAGCAAAAAGTGCCTGCTCTTTAAGCTCTTCCCTTCAGGGCTATGCTTTCATCGTAGAAGAAATTACGAGGTTCTCTCTTCAAGCAGGCCAGAAAATAGATTTCAGCTGTTGTTTAGCAAGGTGAAGAAAATATATGCCAAAATAGTTTCCAAAAATATGAAAATCTTGCCGTCACTCCCAATTAAATTTCAGGAACTCAAAGCCCTCACACATTTAGATCTATCAGGGTGCAGTAATTTGGAAGAGTTGCCAACTTCCTTCACTCAATTATTGGAACTTCAATATCTATCATTGCGAGATTGCAAAAAACTCGTTCTCAAAGATCTCGGAGAAATCTCCACCCTGGAGTATTTAGACCTGGAGGGATGCATTTTGCTAAGTGAATTGCCCAGGGGAACCACACATCAAAGGTCCTTGAGGTACTTAAATGTACTTCATACCACTGTGGAACTGCCTGAGGGTCTTGAACAGCTGGAAAGCCTGGAACAGCTATTTGTAGGGAGCATAATGTTGAGAACTCTACCATCCTCTTTGAATAACTTGGGCCAGTTAAAGGAACTGATTCTATTTGAATGCTTCAATCTATCTGACATCGGGGATTCTATTGGAAAGTTGGTGCATTTGGAAAGATTGCGGATATCCCGGTGTTCAGCTATGAGGATGTTACCAGAAAGAATTGCATGGACGAATATTAAAAATTTGGATGTGCGGTGGTGTTTAATGTTTGAAGGGTTCAAAATTGAAAATGACTCAGGTAGAACTCCATCGGAGAGATTTCTAATCCGCAGAGCAGATCCTGGAGCCGATGATTTTAGCAACTCAGAGAGGAAAGCTTCTCACCATATAAGTTGTTTAACAAATCTGATCATAAGAGACAGCCGCATAACCCAAGTGTATATTCCTCAAGCCAAATCCCTTTGCCCCAATCTTGAAACTGTTGATCTTTCCAACAATCTATGTTTAACAAGGATTGAAGGTTTGCCAGACAGTTTGATAAGTCTAAAGCTGATGGATTGCCGAGCATTGAAGGCACTTACATGTCTATCTAATCTCACACGCCTTAAATCTCTTGATATTAGTGGGTGTGATGGACTGGAAAGCCTAAATGTGGAAGACCTGAGCTCAATAGAAGAAATTAAAGCAGACAAGTGTTGGAGGCTGAGCAGCATGCGAGGACTGGCCCAGTTGAAAAACTTATCATATTTTCAGATATCCACATACAACACAGTCTCGAGCTCTAAATGGAGAGAGATTTTG CATTTTAAGTTGAAACGTGGGCAGTCCTTTCCATCGAGTGTATCGACGGCCATTCTTTATGGAGCAACTGTCAACATGGAGGACATTGGTGAAATG GAAGGGTTAGCTCACAGCTATCAAGATGTTACAGTGAGAGGCATCCCCTCGGGCCTACTAGAAACAGGAATGCCAGTTTCTGTGAAGTTCGTATATGGGCATTTAGAAGGCGCAATCTTAGTGTGCCTTGTAGCACATAAGTGTTGCAAATTTGAAGTAACG GTAACAAATCGTGCACAACTCCATGATGAAGCACAAAAGATGCACATAGAGAATGAGAAGAAATGGGTTTTTCTCCTACATGGCGGCAGGAAACGGCAACTCATTTATTAA